The stretch of DNA CTTGAAGAAGGCCGGAGTAGAGGCTACCATGCGGGACATAAACAAGATCCTCCTGCATTTAGAAATCCTAAACCTAGTTTCCGTAAGGTGGGTAGGGAAGGACAAAAGAAGGATAGAGATAGCAACTAAAGAGGCCGAAAAACCCCACGCTATATGGTAGTCAAGGAATCCTTTTCTTAACCTGCACGATTGTGTGAGCTATCTTGACTACTCTGTCATCATGAGTAGCGATGATGATGGTCTTCTTCTTCAAGGCATGGTCGCTCTTGACAAAAGCGACTACCATATCGGTCATGACAGGATCTAGTGCCTCCGTAGGCTCATCCAGAAGCATGATTGGAGGATCCAGCGCTATGCTCCTCGCAATGGCAATGATCTCCCTCTCGCCAACGCTCAGTGTCCCAACTATCCTGTTTCCCATTTTAGGAATTCCAATTCTCTGCAGAACTTCCTGAACCCTCCTTGCTCTGTCCCCTTTTGGAATATTCTGGAAAATTAATGGCAGTTCGATGTTCTGCGCAATAGTAAGCTCTGGAACAAGGTTCTGAGTCTGAGGAACTATCCCGAAGGTCTTGGCTCTGAAGAC from Nitrososphaerota archaeon encodes:
- a CDS encoding ATP-binding cassette domain-containing protein gives rise to the protein MQENKLKVSAMAVNYAVRLEGVSKSYGEVSAHRIFESVNIGFRDGEFVALKGPIGSGKTTLLNMVAGFLKPNTGRVIVKGIDIVRMPEKELAVFRAKTFGIVPQTQNLVPELTIAQNIELPLIFQNIPKGDRARRVQEVLQRIGIPKMGNRIVGTLSVGEREIIAIARSIALDPPIMLLDEPTEALDPVMTDMVVAFVKSDHALKKKTIIIATHDDRVVKIAHTIVQVKKRIP